Proteins encoded together in one Telopea speciosissima isolate NSW1024214 ecotype Mountain lineage chromosome 6, Tspe_v1, whole genome shotgun sequence window:
- the LOC122663740 gene encoding UDP-glycosyltransferase 89B2-like, with product MLPILDFTHQLVLRGLTITILVTPKNLSALNPLLSRHPSIETLILPFPSHPSIPAGVENVKELPSNSFRSMMTALRQLHDPLLHWFRSHPSPPSAIISDMFLGWTQNLARQLSIPRIVFSPSGAAFVSLSNYLWQETPQRDDPNDPHFPVSFPKVPGSPVYPWRHLSLVYRSYIPGDPEGELIRDDFLANIASWGIAFNSFSELERHHLRHLENDFGHNRVWAVGPLLPPDDDPTVPAERGGSMSVSARDVMSWLDNREDNSVVYVCFGSQAVLTNEQMEAMAIGLEWSGVHFVWCVKEATVGHVAGKYSVVPTGFEDRVAGRGVVIRGWAPQVSILRHRAVGSFLTHCGWNSVLESIVAGVPMLAWPMTADQFVDARLLEEVGVGEKVCEGVTTVPNSDVLAKAMAESVSGKGSKRIVRAKELQKAAVEANIEGGSSSMDLGKLVKELSGL from the coding sequence ATGTTACCCATACTCGATTTCACCCACCAGCTGGTCCTCCGGGGGTTAACCATCACCATCCTCGTGACCCCTAAGAACCTCTCCGCTCTCAACCCTCTCCTTTCAAGACACCCTTCCAtcgaaaccctaattctacccTTCCCATCTCACCCCTCTATACCCGCTGGCGTTGAGAACGTGAAGGAACTTCCCAGCAACTCCTTCAGATCCATGATGACAGCCTTGCGTCAGCTTCACGATCCTCTTCTCCACTGGTTCCGATCCCACCCTTCACCACCCTCCGCCATCATCTCCGACATGTTCCTCGGCTGGACCCAAAATCTCGCACGCCAGCTCAGCATCCCTCGTATCGTATTCTCTCCCTCCGGCGCCGCTTTCGTGTCTCTCTCTAACTACCTCTGGCAAGAAACACCACAGAGAGACGACCCCAACGATCCCCATTTCCCCGTTTCCTTCCCTAAAGTTCCTGGTTCTCCGGTTTACCCCTGGCGCCACCTGTCCCTTGTGTATAGAAGCTATATCCCTGGAGATCCAGAAGGAGAACTGATCAGAGACGATTTCCTTGCCAACATCGCTAGCTGGGGAATCGCCTTTAACTCGTTCTCCGAGTTGGAACGCCACCACCTACGGCATCTCGAGAATGATTTCGGTCACAACCGGGTCTGGGCTGTGGGACCTTTGCTACCACCTGATGATGATCCAACGGTCCCAGCAGAGAGAGGTGGGTCCATGTCTGTTTCGGCACGGGACGTAATGTCTTGGTTGGACAATCGCGAAGACAACTCGGTGGTGTACGTGTGTTTCGGGAGCCAAGCCGTGTTGACCAATGAGCAGATGGAGGCGATGGCTATTGGATTAGAGTGGAGTGGGGTCCACTTCGTATGGTGTGTCAAGGAAGCCACGGTTGGACACGTGGCAGGGAAGTACAGCGTGGTACCAACAGGGTTTGAGGATCGGGTGGCAGGGAGAGGGGTTGTGATTCGAGGGTGGGCCCCTCAGGTTTCTATACTGAGGCACCGAGCCGTAGGATCGTTCTTGACTCACTGTGGGTGGAACTCGGTGCTGGAATCGATCGTGGCCGGAGTTCCTATGCTGGCTTGGCCGATGACGGCTGATCAGTTCGTGGATGCGAGGCTTCTGGAAGAGGTGGGCGTAGGAGAGAAGGTTTGCGAGGGTGTGACGACCGTGCCTAACTCAGACGTGTTGGCTAAGGCCATGGCCGAGTCAGTGAGTGGGAAAGGGTCGAAGAGAATTGTAAGAGCAAAGGAGCTGCAGAAGGCTGCCGTAGAAGCAAACATTGAGGGTGGGTCGTCGTCCATGGATTTGGGTAAGTTAGTCAAAGAATTAAGTGGACTTTGA
- the LOC122664008 gene encoding GDSL esterase/lipase 7, whose product MDIRRSSTVPLQFLCVLFLQLSWIVLLVGSQSSPLTPAMFIFGDSLIDNGNNNYFPSMAKANYIPYGIDMGFPSGRFCNGLTVVDYGALLLGLPLIPPYWSPTSKGEKILRGVNYASAAAGILDETGRHYGERTSLNGQILLFEKTVRLELPPFYQNPEALSQFLTKSIFLIGVGGNDYINNYLLPNMYTSSKIYNGEAFADLLIRNLSQQLKNLYSLGARKMALVGLGALGCIPSQLSMANSSDEGCVKPVNNLVTLYNARLVQLLNTLNASLPGSFFVYHNAYDIITDMINKPSNYGFTIPNEACCGNGRYGGAVSCLPLQKPCTNRDQYIFWDSFHPTQAVNKIIATRCYTKSATDCYPISIYQLAQI is encoded by the exons atggaTATTAGGAGATCATCAACAGTTCCTTTACAGTTTCTATGTGTTTTGTTTCTACAACTCTCATGGATTGTTCTTCTCGTCGGCAGCCAGTCCAGTCCACTTACACCGGCCATGTTCATCTTTGGTGACTCATTGATCGACAATGGTAACAACAATTATTTCCCCTCAATGGCAAAAGCAAATTATATTCCTTATGGGATCGATATGGGTTTTCCATCCGGCCGATTCTGTAATGGTCTCACCGTCGTCGACTACGGTG CACTTTTACTGGGTTTACCCCTCATACCTCCATATTGGAGCCCAACatcaaaaggagaaaaaatctTGAGAGGAGTCAATTACGCATCAGCAGCGGCAGGAATACTTGATGAAACCGGCAGACATTAT GGTGAGAGGACATCATTAAATGGACAGATATTATTATTTGAGAAGACTGTGAGGTTGGAGTTACCACCATTTTACCAAAACCCAGAGGCACTCTCCCAGTTCCTGACAAAATCCATTTTTCTCATTGGTGTGGGTGGTAATGACTACATCAACAACTATCTCCTCCCCAACATGTATACCAGTAGCAAAATCTACAATGGTGAAGCCTTTGCAGATCTCCTTATCAGAAACTTATCACAACAATTAAAG AACTTATACAGTTTGGGTGCAAGGAAGATGGCGCTGGTTGGGCTTGGAGCACTTGGATGCATACCTAGTCAACTTTCCATGGCAAACAGCAGCGACGAGGGTTGTGTCAAGCCAGTCAACAACTTGGTCACTTTGTACAATGCTCGTCTAGTTCAGCTGTTGAACACACTCAATGCCAGTCTACCTGGTTCTTTCTTTGTGTACCACAATGCCTATGACATCATCACAGACATGATCAACAAACCTTCCAACTACG GTTTTACCATACCAAATGAAGCTTGCTGTGGGAATGGGAGATATGGTGGAGCTGTAAGTTGCCTTCCTTTGCAAAAACCATGTACGAATAGAGACCAATACATCTTCTGGGATTCCTTTCATCCAACACAAGCTGTCAATAAAATCATAGCCACAAGGTGCTATACAAAGTCTGCGACCGACTGCTATCCAATCAGCATCTACCAATTGGCACAAATATAG